DNA sequence from the Pseudoduganella plicata genome:
CCGAGCTGGCCCGCCACCGTTGCATCATCCACCGCCAGAACGACGACGCCTACGGCATCTGGCGCTTCCTGCACGGCGAGCACAGCGAGGTGGTGAAGGTGCATGGCGCCCTGTCCAGCAACGATGGCGATATCGTGCTGGGGTGGGCGCTGGACGGTCACGGCATCCTGATCCGGTCGGAATGGGACCTGGCGAAATACCTGGACAGCGGCAGGCTGCGCGTCGTGCTGCCCGAGTTCACGCTGCCGGCGGCGGACCTGTTCGTGTATTACCCGGACCGTCGCAACCTGCCCGTGCGGGCGCGTGTTTTCATCGATTTCCTGGCGGAGCACTTCTCCGCCGGAGAGAAGGAAAAACGCAGGGGAAAGGCCTAGACCAGCATGGCGCTGTTCATCGCGGCCGCGTCGAGCTCGGCCTGAGCAACCATGCGCGCGGCCATTTCCTCGTCGATGAACAGGTCGACGACGGATTCGGCCTGCGGCACTTCCTCGCGTGCCGTGCCCAGCGGCGAAGCCACGGGGGAGAAGTGGTTCGCCAGCAGCAGCGTGTCCAGCAGCGTTTCCGGTGGCACCCCGAGGAAGCCGTCGCGCAAGCCTTCGATGGCGCTGGCGACGGGCTCCGGAATGCCCAGCTTGTTCATCACTTCGCGCAGGATGATTTCCTCGCTGGCCGGCTGCCAGTTTTCCGGGTCCGGATCGAGCAGGCCAGGGAACTCGTCGGCGCGCGACAGCAGGTAGAAGCCAACGACTTCGTGGACGATGCCGGCGAAGAGCGCTGTGTCCGCGTTCACTTCCGTCACCTCGCGGGCGATGAT
Encoded proteins:
- a CDS encoding HDOD domain-containing protein, with the translated sequence MNKLEAFGHIAALAIRGDLVFPTSVNAALRVQLALDDPDCPMDEAIRLVLAEPQLAARTVALSNSAMFSRGGGTITNVRAAINRIGYHNLYALAAAMVVRQFGSKIADPALRVKAEQLWQHTVHVACLARIIAREVTEVNADTALFAGIVHEVVGFYLLSRADEFPGLLDPDPENWQPASEEIILREVMNKLGIPEPVASAIEGLRDGFLGVPPETLLDTLLLANHFSPVASPLGTAREEVPQAESVVDLFIDEEMAARMVAQAELDAAAMNSAMLV